In Mucilaginibacter celer, one DNA window encodes the following:
- a CDS encoding GNAT family N-acetyltransferase, with the protein MIKFIKVDELLQLRNEVLRNGVLTPDECRFPSDNVDGNFHLGYFINDELACIASFHPQAYGDYTGTGYQLRGMATTEKYRGQGLGNQLVKFALNYLRQQGADYLWCNAREKAVRFYEGLGLEIISPQFEVPGIGPHYVMYVKIK; encoded by the coding sequence ATGATAAAGTTTATAAAGGTTGATGAACTGTTGCAGCTGCGCAACGAAGTGTTGCGTAATGGGGTGCTTACACCCGATGAATGCCGTTTCCCATCAGATAACGTAGATGGAAATTTTCATTTGGGTTATTTTATAAATGATGAACTGGCCTGCATTGCTTCATTCCATCCCCAGGCTTATGGTGATTATACCGGCACCGGCTACCAGCTAAGAGGAATGGCCACCACCGAAAAATACCGCGGCCAGGGTCTGGGCAATCAACTTGTAAAATTTGCTTTAAATTATTTGCGTCAACAGGGGGCAGATTACCTGTGGTGTAATGCCCGCGAAAAGGCTGTACGGTTTTATGAAGGGTTAGGACTTGAAATTATTTCGCCCCAATTTGAGGTGCCAGGCATTGGGCCGCACTATGTAATGTATGTTAAAATAAAATGA
- the gap gene encoding type I glyceraldehyde-3-phosphate dehydrogenase, giving the protein MNIAINGFGRIGRIFLRNILAQPEIRVVAINDLTDTQTLAHLLKYDSVHRGFKGTVDFDDNNLIINGKKIQVLAERDPLKLPWATLNIDLVIESTGKFTSRAGAGMHLTAGAKQVVISAPSSDKSVPTVVLAVNDDTVDLQASILSNASCTTNNVAAMVKILDENWGIIDGYITTVHSMTGDQNLHDAPHKDLRRARAASASIIPTTTGAAKAITAIFPHLDGRLGGAGIRVPVLNGSLTDFTCSLKKQPSIIEINEAFKQAAAGPMKNVLEYTEDPIVSTDILDNPHSCIFDAQLTSIVGGLVKVVGWYDNEMGYSSRLADLVMKIAELEKTAGVKSPYLPERDLG; this is encoded by the coding sequence ATGAACATAGCTATAAACGGATTTGGCCGGATAGGCCGTATTTTTTTAAGGAATATTTTAGCGCAGCCAGAGATCCGCGTGGTTGCCATTAATGATCTGACCGATACGCAAACCCTTGCGCATTTATTAAAATATGATTCTGTTCACCGGGGCTTTAAGGGTACGGTTGATTTTGATGACAATAACCTCATTATAAACGGCAAAAAGATACAGGTACTGGCCGAACGCGATCCGCTTAAGCTGCCCTGGGCTACCCTTAACATCGATTTGGTAATTGAATCGACAGGTAAATTCACCTCCCGGGCCGGGGCCGGAATGCACTTAACCGCCGGTGCTAAGCAGGTAGTCATCTCCGCCCCATCCTCAGATAAAAGTGTGCCTACGGTTGTATTGGCTGTTAACGATGATACAGTCGATCTGCAGGCGTCCATACTGTCGAACGCCTCATGTACAACTAATAACGTGGCTGCCATGGTAAAAATACTTGATGAAAACTGGGGGATTATTGATGGCTATATCACCACCGTACACTCTATGACAGGGGATCAAAATCTGCACGATGCACCGCATAAAGACCTGCGCCGGGCACGAGCCGCCTCGGCATCCATCATCCCTACCACTACAGGCGCGGCCAAGGCTATAACCGCTATTTTTCCGCATTTAGACGGCCGGCTTGGCGGTGCCGGGATCCGCGTACCGGTACTAAACGGTTCACTGACTGATTTTACCTGTAGCCTCAAAAAACAACCCTCCATAATAGAAATTAACGAAGCCTTTAAACAAGCCGCCGCCGGCCCGATGAAAAATGTGCTGGAATATACCGAAGATCCGATCGTATCAACAGACATCCTCGATAACCCGCACAGCTGCATTTTTGATGCCCAGCTTACCTCTATTGTTGGCGGACTGGTAAAAGTGGTTGGCTGGTACGATAATGAAATGGGTTACAGCAGCCGCCTGGCCGATTTGGTGATGAAGATTGCTGAGTTGGAAAAAACAGCCGGCGTGAAAAGTCCCTATCTTCCGGAGAGGGATTTAGGGTGA
- a CDS encoding MraY family glycosyltransferase, with protein MLEFLRSYHFVYNVLIVVFSTAITLLCIPSILHVARARHLYDDVGHFRKQHDHGIPRLGGVAIFVSFTITALLFSIIDKSLPLSFLLTACIILFAMGLKDDLSGVNSSTKFLIQFVVAAILVIPGNIRITSMYGIFNISTLPYIPSVILSVLGIMLIINAFNLIDGIDGLAATTGIIVNSAFAALFIYMEQYELAAISLAMVGAIAGFLRYNITPAKIFMGDTGALLIGLLSAVMAIKFMELSKVSAGKLPFTFTAPALTIAILIGPVFDTLRVFTLRILKGKSPFEADRNHIHHRILQLGLTHLQTTMILAGINIVSIVVVLTLTEVSNSLLIVLILLLSVFFNWMITFFIRSKERENLALRNLFV; from the coding sequence ATGCTTGAATTTTTACGCTCTTATCATTTTGTTTATAATGTGCTTATTGTTGTTTTTTCAACTGCAATCACGTTATTATGTATCCCCTCTATATTACACGTTGCCCGCGCCAGGCATTTATATGATGATGTTGGCCATTTCCGCAAGCAGCATGATCATGGCATACCGCGTTTGGGCGGCGTAGCTATTTTTGTAAGCTTTACCATTACCGCCTTATTATTTAGTATTATTGATAAGTCATTACCCCTGAGTTTCCTGCTTACGGCCTGCATTATATTGTTTGCCATGGGTTTAAAAGATGATCTTTCGGGCGTAAACTCAAGTACCAAATTCCTTATCCAGTTTGTTGTTGCTGCTATTCTGGTAATTCCGGGCAATATCCGCATTACAAGCATGTATGGTATTTTTAATATTTCTACCCTGCCCTATATTCCCAGCGTAATATTGTCTGTGCTGGGCATTATGCTCATCATTAATGCATTTAACCTGATTGATGGTATTGATGGCCTGGCTGCAACAACCGGTATTATTGTTAACAGCGCTTTTGCAGCCTTGTTTATTTATATGGAGCAATACGAGCTGGCAGCTATATCGCTGGCCATGGTTGGTGCTATTGCAGGCTTTTTAAGGTATAATATTACGCCTGCTAAAATATTTATGGGCGATACAGGAGCATTGCTTATTGGTCTGTTATCGGCCGTAATGGCTATTAAATTTATGGAGCTGAGCAAAGTTTCGGCGGGTAAATTACCTTTTACTTTTACGGCTCCTGCGTTAACCATTGCTATATTGATAGGGCCGGTTTTTGATACGCTGAGGGTATTCACGCTCCGCATTTTAAAAGGCAAATCTCCCTTCGAGGCAGATCGTAATCATATCCATCACCGCATACTACAACTTGGTTTAACGCATTTGCAAACCACCATGATACTGGCCGGTATCAATATCGTATCTATTGTTGTGGTACTGACGTTAACAGAGGTTAGCAATTCATTACTTATTGTATTGATCCTGCTTCTTTCAGTATTCTTTAACTGGATGATCACTTTTTTTATCCGCTCCAAAGAACGGGAGAACCTGGCGCTGCGCAACCTGTTTGTATAG
- a CDS encoding glycosyltransferase family 2 protein — MKISLITIVYNAQDTIKRCIESVIGQNYPDVEYIIIDGGSTDNTLQIINQYRPHIHVLVSEPDKGIYDAMNKGIALATGEIIGTLNADDFFNTDDVLLSVVQAFTLQDTEIVYGNLHFVNPEGKIIRKWHSRQCGKTSFNWGFMPPHPTFYCRRHLFKKLGFYQLEYGSAGDYELMVRFMHKHKVESFYLNKVMVKMQIGGVSNKSLANRVKAWLFDFRAMEKNGVRFPAVALALKPLRKIYQFL, encoded by the coding sequence TTGAAAATCTCGCTCATCACTATAGTTTATAATGCCCAGGATACCATTAAAAGATGTATCGAATCGGTTATCGGGCAAAATTATCCCGATGTGGAGTATATTATTATCGATGGCGGCTCAACCGACAACACCCTGCAAATAATTAACCAGTATCGCCCGCACATTCACGTTTTGGTATCCGAACCGGATAAAGGCATATATGATGCCATGAATAAAGGCATTGCCCTGGCCACCGGCGAAATTATTGGTACCCTTAATGCCGACGACTTTTTTAATACTGATGATGTTCTATTGTCGGTAGTGCAGGCATTTACCCTTCAGGATACCGAAATTGTGTATGGAAACCTGCATTTTGTAAATCCGGAAGGCAAAATTATCCGTAAGTGGCACAGCAGGCAGTGTGGAAAAACTTCCTTTAATTGGGGTTTTATGCCCCCGCACCCCACTTTTTACTGCAGGCGGCATTTGTTTAAAAAACTGGGTTTTTATCAGCTTGAATATGGTTCGGCCGGCGATTACGAGCTGATGGTAAGATTTATGCATAAACATAAAGTCGAAAGCTTTTATTTAAATAAAGTAATGGTTAAAATGCAAATTGGGGGGGTAAGTAATAAAAGCTTAGCAAACCGTGTTAAAGCCTGGTTATTTGATTTTAGAGCTATGGAGAAAAACGGGGTAAGGTTTCCGGCAGTAGCCCTTGCCTTAAAGCCGCTAAGAAAAATCTATCAATTTCTTTAA
- a CDS encoding polysaccharide biosynthesis/export family protein — MRNYISIYLIICTFLILSSCGHKQYQYLFEQKISTTDTVAKRSDAVTGSYRIKPQDILQIKNLQNIKYIVDESPNPGQNNGGGGASNTPGQTFQVEDDGTVALPVIGHIKVAGLTRPEAAKQIEDLYRKNLLKDPIIEVKIVNLKVTLLGEVKSQGNYPLTKDRTTLVEMIGQAGGLTEKANEANVKIIRGDQLNPDVTEINLRDLQSINDPRAILQNGDVIYIAQNKRAIRNEKLQNLSIISQPVLLLLNTALIILTLSHR, encoded by the coding sequence ATGCGAAATTATATATCTATCTATTTGATTATCTGTACATTTTTAATATTATCATCCTGCGGCCATAAGCAATACCAGTATCTTTTTGAGCAAAAAATATCTACTACAGATACTGTTGCCAAACGCAGTGATGCAGTAACAGGCAGTTATCGCATTAAACCGCAGGATATTTTGCAAATAAAAAACCTGCAAAACATAAAATATATTGTTGATGAATCGCCCAATCCGGGCCAAAACAACGGAGGCGGAGGCGCGTCAAACACGCCGGGGCAAACCTTCCAGGTTGAAGATGATGGTACTGTTGCCCTCCCGGTTATCGGCCATATTAAGGTTGCAGGCCTCACCCGGCCCGAGGCAGCAAAACAAATTGAAGATCTTTATCGTAAAAATCTTTTAAAAGACCCTATAATTGAGGTAAAAATAGTTAACCTGAAAGTAACCTTGCTTGGCGAGGTAAAAAGCCAGGGAAATTATCCCTTAACTAAAGACCGCACTACTTTGGTAGAAATGATAGGCCAGGCAGGGGGGCTTACAGAAAAAGCCAATGAAGCAAATGTAAAAATAATAAGGGGCGATCAGCTTAATCCTGATGTAACCGAAATTAACCTCAGGGATCTCCAGTCAATAAACGACCCGCGCGCCATCCTTCAAAACGGAGATGTTATTTATATTGCACAAAACAAACGCGCTATACGTAACGAAAAACTGCAAAACCTATCCATTATTTCGCAACCTGTATTGCTGTTGCTTAATACAGCATTAATTATTTTAACGCTCTCGCATCGGTAA
- a CDS encoding GumC family protein: MEELEKVQRKLPNQEIDYFKIGKILVSRWYWIAASVIIASAISYTYLWYTPKIYATSGTLKIEEKKSEISDLITVMTTPERGQSKIQSITSVLTSRSLVLTAIKDIDYRTSFYISGRVRTTESYPQKPLDISLVKFDSLNFYHSLITFKPINQQTYNLSYQLNGKDIQNNHNYGSLVVIGNTSFRIKYPGVIPSKTIYLFRFNIPEDFIGRVQSGLYAGETAKNSNIISIQETDSNPQFAADMLNAIMNEYLAFDRNQKAQSASQMIDFIDSQLAYLSTEVKGSESSIASYKKKTKILDVASASSTSATKAAEIESNKTLLKIQLIALNQLIEQISKEKANVTLNFNVGGTNLPSIEALVTRLDNLIAERAGLLSTYNADSQPIQNINQSILQIKNTALNNIRQIKSGIEKNIQYLDSQLGAVNSTIAALPAAQRDMVSLQRDFEINDKVYSFLSEKKLEAQISRAGILPGATIIELAQPNFTPVSPNDQSIHRTAIILGLAIGLGMIVLIRVLNPYIYDKETIESLTSIPIIGVIRKFPDSVDENSKQALAVSKPKSIFAESVRSVRTNLSFLASEKANKVICITSEVAGEGKSFVAVNLSSTLALIDKKVILIAADLRRSRLHKAFQVPNDVGLTSYLAHQAEVDDIILHSDTQHNLDFIVSGPVPPNPSELLHSNRMHTLVEQLKKRYDVIMIDTAPIGLVSDAIPLIRMSDINVFVIRSGKSKFYAATVPQRIAQEYQLDNTVIVLNAFEEDLLHSRYYTTKFTGEYTGSRYYYYSDYSGYEGSGYYLDDEKKKWWNPKRWF, encoded by the coding sequence ATGGAAGAATTAGAGAAAGTACAGAGAAAGCTGCCCAACCAGGAAATTGATTATTTTAAAATCGGTAAAATACTGGTTAGCCGCTGGTATTGGATAGCGGCATCGGTAATTATAGCTTCGGCTATATCCTATACCTATTTATGGTACACGCCAAAAATATATGCCACATCGGGCACCTTAAAAATTGAAGAAAAAAAATCAGAAATATCTGATCTGATTACGGTGATGACCACCCCCGAGCGTGGGCAATCAAAAATACAAAGCATTACCTCTGTATTAACCAGCCGCAGTTTGGTGTTAACAGCCATTAAGGATATTGATTACCGCACAAGCTTTTACATATCGGGCAGAGTACGTACAACCGAAAGCTACCCGCAAAAACCACTGGATATTAGCCTGGTGAAATTTGATAGTCTTAATTTTTACCATAGTCTTATTACTTTTAAACCCATTAACCAGCAAACTTATAATCTGAGTTATCAACTTAATGGTAAGGATATACAAAACAACCATAATTACGGCAGCCTGGTGGTGATAGGCAATACCAGCTTCAGGATAAAATATCCCGGCGTTATTCCTTCAAAAACCATATACCTTTTCAGGTTTAACATTCCTGAAGATTTTATAGGCCGGGTGCAAAGCGGGCTGTACGCCGGCGAAACGGCAAAAAACTCGAACATTATTTCGATACAGGAAACCGACTCGAACCCGCAGTTTGCCGCCGATATGTTAAACGCCATTATGAACGAGTATCTGGCCTTCGATCGTAATCAAAAAGCACAATCGGCTTCGCAAATGATTGATTTTATTGACAGCCAGCTGGCTTACCTTTCAACTGAGGTAAAAGGCTCGGAAAGTTCGATTGCAAGCTATAAGAAAAAAACAAAGATTCTTGATGTGGCATCGGCTTCAAGCACTTCGGCCACCAAAGCCGCCGAAATTGAATCGAACAAAACGCTGTTAAAAATACAGCTCATTGCACTTAACCAGCTTATTGAGCAAATCAGCAAGGAAAAAGCCAACGTGACGCTCAATTTTAACGTAGGCGGAACCAACCTGCCATCTATCGAAGCGCTTGTAACCCGTTTAGACAACCTGATAGCCGAGCGGGCCGGGCTGCTATCTACCTATAATGCCGATTCGCAGCCCATTCAAAACATCAACCAAAGTATTTTACAAATTAAAAACACCGCCCTCAATAATATCAGGCAAATTAAATCGGGCATTGAAAAAAACATTCAATATCTTGATAGCCAGCTGGGCGCGGTTAATTCCACCATTGCGGCCCTCCCCGCGGCCCAGCGCGATATGGTAAGCCTGCAGCGCGATTTTGAAATTAACGATAAGGTTTACTCCTTCCTGTCCGAAAAAAAGCTCGAAGCGCAGATCAGCCGTGCCGGCATCCTGCCGGGAGCAACCATTATTGAGCTTGCACAGCCTAACTTTACCCCCGTTTCGCCCAACGATCAAAGCATTCACCGCACCGCCATTATTTTAGGTTTGGCCATAGGTTTGGGGATGATTGTATTGATCAGGGTGTTAAATCCTTACATCTATGATAAGGAAACTATCGAAAGCCTCACCTCCATACCGATAATCGGGGTGATCAGGAAGTTTCCCGACAGTGTTGATGAAAACAGCAAGCAGGCCCTCGCGGTTAGCAAGCCCAAATCCATTTTTGCCGAATCAGTACGTTCGGTGCGTACCAACCTCAGCTTCCTTGCATCAGAAAAAGCCAACAAGGTGATCTGCATTACATCGGAAGTAGCCGGCGAAGGAAAATCGTTTGTGGCCGTGAACCTGTCAAGCACGCTTGCACTTATTGATAAAAAGGTGATACTGATAGCTGCCGATTTAAGGCGGTCGCGTTTGCATAAAGCTTTCCAGGTGCCTAACGATGTTGGCTTAACGAGTTATCTGGCACACCAGGCCGAGGTAGATGATATTATCCTTCACTCAGACACGCAGCACAATCTTGATTTTATTGTTTCGGGCCCGGTGCCGCCCAACCCTTCCGAGTTATTGCACAGCAACAGGATGCACACCCTGGTTGAACAACTGAAAAAAAGGTACGATGTAATCATGATCGATACAGCCCCTATCGGCCTGGTATCTGATGCTATCCCGCTTATCAGGATGAGCGATATCAATGTGTTTGTGATCCGCTCGGGCAAATCAAAATTTTATGCAGCCACGGTACCGCAGCGCATAGCGCAGGAATACCAGCTGGACAACACGGTGATTGTTTTAAATGCCTTTGAAGAAGACCTGCTGCACTCAAGGTATTACACCACCAAGTTTACCGGCGAGTACACCGGCTCGCGCTATTACTATTATTCGGATTACAGCGGCTACGAAGGCTCGGGCTATTACCTTGATGATGAAAAGAAAAAATGGTGGAACCCCAAACGCTGGTTTTAA
- a CDS encoding UpxY family transcription antiterminator — protein sequence MAVNKWYPVYTNPRAEKKAYEALLTKGINAYLPLHRQLKQWSDRKKWVEEPFIKSYLFVNIAEHEQAEVLMTKGIARFLYFSGKPAVMPDKQISELKLLMASPYELEITEEDLQPGEKIIIKAGALKGMTGEVVSRRSQKQLILRLETIGYSIIVHVAASLIERF from the coding sequence ATGGCAGTAAACAAATGGTACCCGGTTTACACCAACCCAAGGGCCGAAAAAAAAGCATACGAAGCATTGTTAACTAAAGGCATCAACGCTTATTTACCCCTCCATCGCCAACTTAAGCAATGGAGCGATCGTAAAAAGTGGGTTGAGGAGCCATTCATAAAATCGTACCTGTTTGTGAACATTGCCGAGCACGAACAGGCCGAGGTATTGATGACCAAAGGCATTGCACGCTTTCTTTATTTTTCGGGCAAGCCTGCCGTTATGCCGGATAAACAGATCAGCGAGCTTAAATTGCTGATGGCAAGCCCCTACGAACTGGAGATAACAGAAGAGGATTTACAACCGGGCGAAAAGATCATCATCAAGGCAGGGGCATTGAAAGGGATGACGGGCGAAGTGGTATCGCGCAGATCGCAAAAACAACTGATCCTGCGCCTTGAAACTATCGGTTATTCCATTATTGTGCATGTTGCAGCCTCGCTTATTGAGCGCTTTTAA
- the asnB gene encoding asparagine synthase (glutamine-hydrolyzing): protein MCRIAGIVSGRVPSGEIRIKVKSMCGAQQHGGPDDEGVFYDETAGLAFGHRRLSIIDLSRNGHQPMVDAGQKAWISFNGEIYNYPELKAELIKLGAQFKSGTDTEVILQAYLYWGTAAFSKFRGMFAFALYDVAKAVTYLVRDTAGIKPLYYSTTNQTLSFASEVRAFKAAGLGDENDQDWQIRLLAFGHIPEPYTTLKNVFSLPKGHFLLWEHASARYTISSYQTADTVTQITDITEARQLIAGTLKAGVKRQLIADAPIGVFLSGGIDSSLITLLANQYKKEQLKTISIFFDEKSYDERGYQQIINNKISGQNFSHLVTQSDFEVFFPQIIAAMDLPTTDGINSWFISKYAHDDGLKAVLSGIGADELFGGYPSFNRIKYLGYLRKLPSKVFSAFSSFAPDHYKKLSFLSVDHPVADYLALRGLFSRGDIAAILDTDTRHINDVLFASPGTGAPRSYNEEQASWFETNLYMQNQLLRDTDVMSMNHGLEARVPFLDEDFTNAAHRIAPAIRFNAGQPKKLLIDSFSSLIPPEIWNRPKMGFTFPLQKWMREHEQISNVNMYKGKKAQNIIQQFKTNTLHWSKAFALYQVQNHG from the coding sequence ATGTGCCGCATAGCCGGAATTGTTTCCGGCAGGGTACCCTCCGGCGAAATCCGGATTAAAGTAAAATCGATGTGCGGGGCGCAGCAACACGGCGGCCCGGACGATGAGGGAGTTTTTTATGATGAAACAGCAGGGCTGGCTTTCGGTCACCGGCGTTTATCCATCATTGATCTGAGCCGCAACGGGCATCAACCCATGGTGGATGCCGGCCAAAAAGCATGGATCAGTTTCAATGGCGAAATTTATAACTACCCCGAACTGAAAGCCGAACTTATAAAACTTGGTGCACAATTTAAATCAGGCACTGATACGGAGGTTATTTTGCAGGCTTACCTTTATTGGGGCACCGCAGCTTTTTCAAAATTCAGGGGCATGTTTGCCTTTGCCCTGTATGATGTTGCAAAAGCAGTAACCTACCTGGTGCGGGATACGGCGGGTATAAAGCCTTTGTATTACTCCACAACAAACCAAACGCTAAGTTTTGCATCGGAGGTACGGGCATTTAAAGCGGCTGGCTTGGGTGATGAAAACGACCAGGACTGGCAGATCAGGTTATTAGCATTTGGCCATATCCCCGAACCATATACCACGCTGAAAAATGTTTTCAGCTTACCTAAAGGGCATTTTTTACTATGGGAACATGCAAGTGCCCGGTATACCATCAGCAGCTATCAAACTGCAGATACAGTAACGCAGATAACTGATATTACTGAAGCCCGGCAACTCATTGCCGGTACGCTTAAAGCAGGCGTAAAAAGGCAGCTGATTGCTGATGCTCCTATCGGTGTATTTTTAAGCGGAGGTATCGATTCAAGTTTGATCACGCTGCTGGCTAATCAATATAAAAAAGAGCAGCTTAAAACCATCTCGATATTTTTTGATGAAAAAAGCTATGATGAGCGGGGCTATCAGCAAATCATCAACAATAAAATAAGCGGGCAAAACTTTTCGCACCTGGTAACACAAAGCGATTTTGAAGTTTTTTTTCCGCAGATCATTGCCGCCATGGATCTGCCCACTACAGACGGTATAAACAGTTGGTTTATCAGCAAATACGCTCATGACGACGGCTTAAAAGCGGTACTATCAGGTATTGGGGCCGACGAACTTTTTGGTGGGTACCCATCATTTAACCGCATAAAGTACCTGGGCTATTTACGCAAGCTGCCGTCAAAAGTATTTTCGGCGTTCAGCAGTTTTGCGCCCGATCATTATAAAAAACTGAGTTTTCTAAGTGTAGATCATCCTGTGGCGGACTACCTTGCATTAAGAGGCTTGTTTTCGCGGGGCGATATTGCAGCTATTTTGGATACTGATACCCGGCATATCAACGATGTGTTGTTTGCCTCGCCGGGCACCGGAGCACCACGTAGCTACAACGAGGAACAAGCGTCCTGGTTTGAAACCAACCTGTACATGCAAAACCAGCTGCTTCGCGATACCGATGTGATGAGCATGAACCACGGCCTTGAAGCGCGCGTGCCTTTTTTGGATGAGGATTTTACCAACGCGGCTCATCGTATTGCACCGGCAATCAGGTTTAATGCCGGGCAACCTAAAAAACTGTTGATAGATAGCTTCAGCAGCCTCATCCCGCCCGAGATCTGGAACCGACCGAAAATGGGATTTACATTCCCGCTGCAAAAATGGATGCGCGAGCATGAGCAGATTAGCAATGTAAACATGTACAAGGGTAAAAAAGCCCAAAACATTATACAGCAATTTAAAACCAATACCCTGCACTGGTCTAAGGCGTTTGCCTTGTACCAGGTACAAAATCATGGCTAA
- a CDS encoding glycosyltransferase family 4 protein: MAKKVTLFTLQTFGATGGIQKMTRTLGHSLYRVALKNKWRFELWSAYDKQTDLMQQYLPPACFKGFGINRVSFVLKTIFNPVILDVAILSHVNLAILGHILKFINPHCQIWLVAHGIEVWRPLSFFKRALLNNCDKVICVSNFTMQQMVSRHGISEKKCVVLNNAIDPFMQLPHAFAKPEKLLRRYGLNHDDVIIFSLTRLACTEQYKGYDQVIRTLNHLKTKFPQIKYVLSGKYDQQEQIRIQKLIDEYGVKDQIILTGFIDEQELAEHFLLADLFVLPSKKEGFGIVFIEAMACGLPVICGNVDGSVDAIRNGELGEAIDPDDLDQLSEAISRHLQNPLTADKRKTLQNQCVTYFNEHDYMTKLERLINE, from the coding sequence ATGGCTAAAAAAGTAACCCTGTTTACTTTGCAAACCTTTGGTGCTACAGGCGGCATTCAAAAAATGACCCGCACGCTTGGGCATTCGCTGTACCGGGTGGCTTTGAAAAATAAATGGCGCTTTGAACTATGGTCGGCTTATGATAAGCAAACCGATTTGATGCAGCAATATCTACCTCCGGCCTGTTTTAAAGGCTTTGGTATTAACCGGGTGAGCTTTGTTTTAAAAACCATTTTTAACCCCGTAATACTGGATGTAGCTATTTTAAGCCATGTTAACCTGGCTATCCTTGGCCACATATTAAAATTCATTAATCCGCACTGCCAAATTTGGCTGGTGGCCCACGGTATTGAGGTTTGGCGACCTCTTTCTTTTTTTAAGCGGGCATTGCTCAATAACTGCGATAAGGTGATTTGCGTGAGCAATTTTACCATGCAGCAAATGGTGAGCAGGCATGGCATCAGCGAGAAAAAATGCGTTGTGCTTAACAATGCCATCGATCCTTTTATGCAGTTGCCGCATGCCTTTGCCAAACCCGAAAAACTATTACGGCGCTACGGTTTGAACCACGACGATGTTATTATTTTTTCATTAACCCGCCTGGCCTGTACCGAGCAATATAAAGGTTACGACCAGGTGATCAGAACTTTAAATCATTTAAAAACAAAGTTCCCTCAAATAAAATACGTACTCTCGGGCAAATATGATCAGCAGGAACAAATCCGCATCCAGAAGCTGATTGATGAATATGGCGTTAAAGATCAGATCATCCTTACCGGCTTTATTGACGAGCAGGAACTGGCCGAGCATTTTTTACTGGCCGATTTGTTTGTTTTACCAAGTAAAAAAGAGGGTTTTGGTATAGTATTTATTGAAGCGATGGCCTGCGGGCTGCCGGTTATTTGCGGGAACGTTGACGGCAGTGTGGATGCCATACGCAACGGCGAGCTGGGCGAAGCTATTGATCCCGACGATCTGGATCAGCTTAGCGAAGCCATATCAAGGCATCTTCAAAACCCTTTAACAGCCGATAAACGCAAAACGCTGCAGAACCAATGCGTAACCTACTTTAACGAACACGATTACATGACCAAACTGGAACGGCTGATTAATGAGTAA